One part of the Archangium lipolyticum genome encodes these proteins:
- a CDS encoding Caspase domain-containing protein: MTRGFRGKNGLAVLLCVGALGCVRAPVIEDGGDDDEWVSSEEEAPGVSEPQPPIEALVAPPRASNFLVMGGGSEPARNEIALEKNVLYFQRTLRALGLAPDSASIYFANGNDGKATVRYLGEGSRELFKAPEVPHLKGPATLEQFLGWLEQSTQGSPQRPVFIYFTGHGGLNGRNLNNNHLALWDSDTLTVRAFGLFLGRLPSTTPVVTVMSQCYAGSFANFIYQDANPRRPVVAQPRCGFFATVEYRPSVGCTPEVNEADYRDYSSSFFAGLAGVSRTGSAVGSADRDGDGRVSYAEAHAFAKVDGETTDLPVSTSEAWLQRRARVGDLRRFLSTPILEVSRTGRPEQRFVVESLVRRLHFVPERSWVENIETTTPETEESDAYAMRLRMELLNIGMEQKVREAGDSQALAVLDRLLQCERGSWDTPPVSATVPAGSP, translated from the coding sequence ATGACGCGAGGATTCAGGGGCAAGAACGGCCTGGCCGTGCTGCTGTGCGTGGGGGCGCTGGGGTGTGTACGGGCCCCTGTCATCGAGGACGGTGGAGACGACGATGAATGGGTGTCTTCCGAGGAAGAGGCGCCCGGGGTCTCCGAGCCCCAGCCTCCCATCGAAGCCCTTGTCGCTCCTCCGCGTGCCTCCAACTTCCTGGTGATGGGCGGAGGCAGCGAGCCCGCCCGCAACGAGATCGCCCTGGAGAAGAACGTCCTCTACTTCCAACGGACGCTTCGGGCACTCGGGCTCGCTCCCGATTCCGCATCCATCTACTTCGCCAATGGGAATGACGGGAAGGCCACGGTCCGCTACCTCGGCGAGGGCTCGCGCGAGCTGTTCAAGGCCCCCGAGGTTCCCCACCTCAAGGGACCGGCGACCCTGGAGCAGTTCCTGGGGTGGTTGGAGCAGAGCACCCAGGGCTCGCCCCAGCGGCCGGTCTTCATCTACTTCACGGGCCACGGTGGACTGAACGGCCGGAACCTGAACAACAACCACCTGGCGCTCTGGGACTCGGACACGCTGACGGTACGGGCCTTCGGTCTCTTCCTGGGCAGGCTTCCGAGCACCACCCCGGTCGTCACGGTGATGTCGCAGTGTTACGCCGGCTCGTTCGCCAACTTCATCTACCAGGACGCCAACCCCCGGCGGCCCGTGGTGGCGCAGCCCCGCTGTGGCTTCTTCGCCACCGTGGAGTACCGCCCGTCCGTCGGGTGCACCCCCGAGGTGAACGAGGCGGACTACCGGGACTACAGCTCCAGCTTCTTCGCGGGGCTCGCGGGCGTCAGCCGGACGGGAAGCGCGGTGGGCTCGGCCGACCGTGACGGAGATGGACGGGTGAGCTACGCCGAGGCGCACGCGTTCGCCAAGGTGGATGGCGAGACGACGGACCTGCCCGTCTCCACCTCGGAGGCCTGGCTGCAGCGGCGCGCCAGGGTGGGGGACCTGCGCCGCTTCCTCTCCACCCCCATCCTCGAGGTATCGCGGACCGGGCGTCCGGAGCAGCGCTTCGTCGTGGAGTCACTCGTGCGGAGGTTGCACTTCGTCCCCGAGCGCTCCTGGGTCGAGAACATCGAGACCACGACGCCGGAAACGGAAGAGTCCGACGCCTATGCCATGCGTCTGCGCATGGAGTTGCTCAACATCGGCATGGAGCAGAAGGTCCGCGAGGCGGGCGACTCGCAAGCGCTCGCCGTTCTCGATCGCCTGCTCCAGTGTGAGCGCGGCTCCTGGGACACGCCTCCGGTTTCGGCGACGGTCCCGGCGGGCTCTCCATGA
- a CDS encoding Type 1 glutamine amidotransferase-like domain-containing protein, which produces MKPPLKPLFLLADSSLLFWRSGDRPFLECLRVLTGADLAVPPIQAAYLGASNGDVPDFFGIFTAAMELAGISHCRMIPSQPTAEDRAWLAGAHVILLAGGDPLLGWETFRRNGVEAVLRERYFDGAVLMGISAGAMQLGERAWSESGPGPETLFPVLGLAPFLVGVHEQPDWTELKRAVRSVGPGSRGIGIPAGGGALLYPDQLLEPVRYPLVELRHEEGTWRENLLYPPREPFRGEVRLRLPFAN; this is translated from the coding sequence ATGAAGCCTCCGCTCAAGCCGCTCTTCCTCCTGGCGGATAGCTCACTCCTGTTCTGGCGCAGCGGGGACAGGCCTTTCCTCGAGTGCCTCCGCGTGCTGACGGGGGCGGACCTCGCTGTGCCCCCCATCCAGGCGGCCTACCTGGGCGCTTCCAACGGGGATGTGCCCGACTTCTTCGGCATCTTCACCGCCGCCATGGAGCTGGCCGGCATCTCCCACTGCCGGATGATTCCCTCGCAGCCCACCGCCGAGGATCGCGCCTGGCTCGCGGGGGCACACGTCATCCTGCTGGCGGGAGGAGATCCGCTCCTGGGGTGGGAGACCTTCCGGCGGAATGGCGTGGAGGCCGTCCTGCGGGAACGCTACTTCGACGGCGCGGTCCTCATGGGCATCTCCGCGGGCGCGATGCAGCTCGGAGAGCGGGCATGGAGCGAATCGGGGCCCGGCCCCGAGACCCTGTTCCCGGTGCTCGGACTGGCACCCTTCCTCGTGGGGGTCCATGAGCAGCCGGACTGGACGGAATTGAAGCGTGCGGTGCGGAGCGTCGGCCCGGGGTCGCGCGGAATTGGCATCCCAGCCGGGGGAGGCGCCCTCCTGTACCCGGACCAGCTCCTGGAGCCCGTGCGCTACCCGCTCGTCGAGCTCCGCCACGAGGAGGGCACCTGGCGCGAAAACCTGCTCTACCCACCACGGGAGCCCTTCCGGGGCGAGGTGCGGCTCCGGCTTCCCTTTGCGAACTGA